Below is a window of Shewanella khirikhana DNA.
CCATCAAGCTGATTGCCGGATAAATCTTCATGACTCTGGTCGATACCCGAGTCGATAATGCACAGGGTGATGGCACCGGCATTACTGTCACTGACCTGATTGGCCTGCACCATGGGGATGCCATAGGGCATGGTCTGCGCCATCGGATACCGGGGCGCATCAAGCTCGACGTATTCAATATTGGGGTTTTGCATCAGGCCGACCAGGGCCCTGGCTGGCAACATAAAGGCAGCGGCATCGTGGCGGGACAAATCCTGCACCAGCTTGCCACCGGCGGCCTGTACGCTGGTTCTGGCAGCTGTACTGTGACCGGGTTTGAATTTAACGATATAGCGCCCGGGTGAAGCAGACGCGACTTGAGCTGATGACTCAGCGGCTGTCACAGGGCTTAAACCCGCTGCGAACAACCCGAGGGAGATGGCGACAACCAACGGCGTGACTGTACCCATGGCAGGCTCCTTGAAGTGGAAATCCATGCCAGTCCCTTGACTGTCCGGTGACGTCCGTGACCAAGGTGAGTTAACAAATCATTAACCACCTATCAGTTAACTTATACGCCAGGGCCTCTGTCCTCTCAACGTTCTGCCCCGCCTTATAAACAATCAGTCTCACAGCGCTTTTGTGCATCCCCGATAACCGCTTTGCCCATAATAACGGCCAATGTTTTTTGTCCCGAAAGCTATAAGGCCTCTCCCCGGTCTAAGGGAGAGGCCTGTCACTGAAACCCGCAGGAAGCGGATAATATCGGCGTTTTATTTAGCGCTGATCACATCCATGTCGTACCAGGGGGTAGGGTTGATTGGGCAGCGGAAACGCACGCCTTCTGCGGTCACGTTGACCACGTCACTGGTGCGGGTCTCGCCCACTTCCAGCGGAAACATGTCCAGTGGCTCATGGGTGGTGAAGTTTTGCAGCTGGAAACCCACCAGCTTGCCGGCCTTGTTGGTGATAACGAAACGGTACTTACCGGGCTTGAGCGAAGCCAGGGTGTCGCGGGCGCTGAAGTGGCCGCCGTGCTGCTCAAGATAGATTTCGGTAACGCCATCGGCGCCAACGGTTGGGGTGGCAGCAAATGTCGACAGGCTCATCAGCAAACCAGCAGCGGCTACAATCGATTTAAACAGGTTTTTCATGGTTGGTTCCTCTTGGTTTTTAAATAGTTTCGAAAGCCATTGCAGAATAGGCCGAGCGGCCAACCAGCAACATGTGCGAAAAACCGGCTTTTATGTTCGAAAGTTCACAAGGGAAAGGAATGATGAATGACCATAGCCCCGAGCCCGGGCTTGAGCGGCTGCTCAGCGGCCTTGAGCTCAGTGCCACCCTGTTTTTCCGCGGCTGGGTGTGTGACAGCTGGCAAACGGATACTTCGGGGACCGGGCTGGCAAGCTTTCATCTGCTGGTTGCGGGCAAGGCCTGGCTGCACCGGCCACATCTGGCACCACTGGCGCTGACAGCAGGCGACATGCTGCTGTTTACCAAAGACACGCCCCATCAGTTGAGTTTTTCCGCCGAGCCGCCCGCACAGATGATGCAAACACCCACCCACTGGCCGCTGGGGCAAACGCAGGGGTCAGCTGCGCCCTCACAGATGCCCTCACAGATGTCCTCAGAGGCGCCTTCAGAGCCAACGGCGCTGATTTGCGGTCACTTCGATTTTCGCGAGGACAAGCTGCATCCACTGCTGGCGAGTCTGCCAGTGCTGATCCATATTCGCCGTGACCAGCGCATTGGCGCCCTCGATGGCCTGCTCACGGCGCTGATTGATGAAGCAAGCCGCGATGCCAATGCAAGCGAAGTCATCCTCACCCGCCTGTGCGAGGCGTTTTTCCAGTGCATGCTGCGCCAGTTGCCTGCGGACGAGCAAAGTAAGCTGGCTATCCTCTCCCGCCAGCCCGGCCTTGCCCGGGTGCTGGACAAAATGCACAGCGAGCCCGATGCACCCTGGAGCCTGGAAAGCCTGGCGGCAGTCGGCTTTTACTCCCGTACCCGCTTTGCCACCCTGTTTAAGGACTTTACCGGGCTGACTCCGCTGGCGTATCTTAATCGCTTACGTCTGATCCGTGCCCGCAAGTCGCTGCTTGCCGGTAACACGGTTGCCGCCGTGGCCGAACAAGCGGGATACAGCGACGAAGCCGCCTTCTCCAAAGCCTATAAACGGCTGTTTGGCGGCTCGCCCGGACAGACGAGACGATTACCACAACAAGGAGCATCCACGTGAGTTTCCGTTTGCAGACCAGCTGGCAGGCCAGCGACGCCCCGGAAGGCGAATTTAACCGCGATCACCTCATTCATTTTGGCAGCGGCCAGAAAATTCAGGCTTCCTCGGCGCCCGAATACAAAGGCAACTCAGCCATGGTAAACCCGGAAGAAAGCCTGCTGGCGGCGCTGTCGTCCTGCCATATGCTGACCTTCCTCGCCATCGCACACTTAAAACGCCTGCCGGTGAAAAGTTATAACGACAACGCCCTGGCGGAACTGGGTAAACGCGACAACGGCAAGCTGGCGGTGAACTATATGCAGCTCAATCCCGAAGTGGAATTTGTGGAAGGCGTTGAGGTCAGCCGCGAAACACTGGAGAAAATGCACGAAAAGGCGCACGCCAACTGCTTTATCGCCAACACCCTCGACTGCGAAGTGGAAATTCGCTTCTAAGCCACGTTCAGGGTCTTTCGCGCCAGGCTGGTGAAAGGATAAAAAAACGGGCCGTACCGACTGGGAACTACGTTGCCGGTACAGCCCTCAAACTGTGGGCGACCTGGTCGCCCTTTTTCTTTGCATGAATTAAACAGGCATCGCGGTTAAATATGCCTGGCGCTTACTTGATGTCCGCAGCC
It encodes the following:
- a CDS encoding OsmC family protein, giving the protein MSFRLQTSWQASDAPEGEFNRDHLIHFGSGQKIQASSAPEYKGNSAMVNPEESLLAALSSCHMLTFLAIAHLKRLPVKSYNDNALAELGKRDNGKLAVNYMQLNPEVEFVEGVEVSRETLEKMHEKAHANCFIANTLDCEVEIRF
- a CDS encoding AraC family transcriptional regulator, giving the protein MMNDHSPEPGLERLLSGLELSATLFFRGWVCDSWQTDTSGTGLASFHLLVAGKAWLHRPHLAPLALTAGDMLLFTKDTPHQLSFSAEPPAQMMQTPTHWPLGQTQGSAAPSQMPSQMSSEAPSEPTALICGHFDFREDKLHPLLASLPVLIHIRRDQRIGALDGLLTALIDEASRDANASEVILTRLCEAFFQCMLRQLPADEQSKLAILSRQPGLARVLDKMHSEPDAPWSLESLAAVGFYSRTRFATLFKDFTGLTPLAYLNRLRLIRARKSLLAGNTVAAVAEQAGYSDEAAFSKAYKRLFGGSPGQTRRLPQQGAST